A single window of Solenopsis invicta isolate M01_SB chromosome 3, UNIL_Sinv_3.0, whole genome shotgun sequence DNA harbors:
- the LOC120357332 gene encoding uncharacterized protein LOC120357332, whose protein sequence is MTERTPQEERELQTFLATELAKFEHVRGPTDQAVHHIRVKTEHPIKQRYRSRNPAMQRIIDEEVHAMEAAGVIEPSNSAWSSPVVIVRKKDGRHRFCIDFRKVNEVTERDAYPLPHITPTLDKLRGAKYLSTLDLEKGYWQIPLTPESRPITAFTVPGRGLMQFTVMPFGLHSAPATFQRLLDRILGPELEPHVFVYLDDVIIASPTFADHLKHLEEVFRRLREARLKLNPEKCYFCRTELKYLGHIVDRRGIRTDPDKVRAVTEWPTPTNIRQIRQFVGLASWYRRFTPNFAAIAAPLTQLTRKNARWRWGPEEEHAFQSLKEALTTAPTPACPDFSRRFLLQTDASQHGLGAVLSQYFEDGERVIAYASRSLNGAEKNYSATELECLAVVWGIRHLRGYLEGYEFTVITDHQALQWLRRMDSPTGRLGRWALELQQYSFDVRSATCVGAQKTSLTMRFGGGRLYRRILHSTDFKDEPAEAQWKRCIPRPERPTILTQVHDAPTAGHLGIAKTIARAARRYYWPGMFADIARYVRNCRSCLRHKHAQTRPAGLLHTSHVDAPWTQVTMDLVGPLPRSTSGHTWLLVMQDRFTKWVELSPLRRATAATIAQHVADRIIYRHGCPRQVISDNGRPFIGRPMKALLQELGVEHRTTPAYAPHCNPVERTNRTIKTMVAQFVGNNHRLWDQQLGALQFAYNTAPHDATGYSPAYLNHGRELEEPTGLRDQRPVPAATPTANQQRLGEANQPGTCLQPARTALQSTANGTVGSTCKTSSRAHEKPLPNRPMQRMPKTNKTITPEQTTTEQTTTEQTATVWTTTGQMTPQEYRDTTVGWNLGSLTNDNSSSDTVD, encoded by the exons ATGACCGAACGCACACCGCAGGAAGAGCGGGAACTACAGACGTTTCTAGCCACCGAGCTTGCTAAGTTCGAACACGTTCGAGGACCCACCGACCAGGCCGTGCACCATATCCGTGTAAAGACCGAACACCCCATTAAACAAAGGTATCGGTCACGGAACCCCGCAATGCAACGGATCATCGACGAGGAAGTCCACGCAATGGAGGCCGCCGGGGTAATCGAGCCTTCCAATAGCGCGTGGAGCTCCCCGGTGGTCATCGTCAGAAAGAAGGACGGCCGGCACCGCTTCTGCATAGACTTCAGGAAGGTCAACGAGGTGACCGAGCGGGACGCCTACCCCTTGCCGCATATCACACCCACGCTGGACAAGTTGCGAGGAGCCAAGTACCTCTCGACCCTCGATCTAGAGAAGGGGTACTGGCAAATCCCCCTAACGCCGGAGAGCCGTCCCATCACGGCCTTCACCGTACCGGGTCGCGGCCTGATGCAATTCACGGTGATGCCGTTCGGCTTGCACTCGGCCCCGGCAACCTTCCAAAGACTTCTCGACCGGATTTTGGGGCCCGAACTCGAGCCGCACGTATTTGTGTACTTGGACGATGTTATCATCGCCAGTCCGACCTTTGCCGACCACCTAAAACACCTAGAGGAGGTGTTCCGCCGCCTGCGCGAGGCACGCCTAAAGTTAAACCCAGAGAAATGCTACTTCTGCCGCACCGAACTAAAATACCTCGGGCACATCGTGGACCGACGAGGTATCCGCACCGATCCAGACAAGGTCCGGGCCGTCACCGAGTGGCCAACTCCCACTAACATCCGCCAGATCCGCCAGTTTGTGGGGCTGGCCTCGTGGTATCGACGGTTTACACCGAACTTCGCCGCCATCGCGGCACCCCTTACCCAGCTCACGCGGAAGAACGCTCGATGGCGTTGGGGTCCGGAGGAGGAGCACGCCTTCCAAAGCTTGAAAGAGGCGCTAACCACCGCACCCACTCCCGCGTGTCCGGATTTCTCGCGACGATTCCTGCTGCAGACGGATGCCAGCCAGCACGGGTTAGGCGCCGTCCTGTCACAATACTTCGAAGACGGCGAACGCGTCATTGCTTACGCAAGCCGCTCATTGAACGGAGCCGAGAAAAATTATAGCGCgaccgagctcgagtgcctggccgtagTGTGGGGAATCCGACACCTGCGGGGCTACTTGGAGGGCTACGAATTCACGGTCATCAccgaccaccaggccctccagtggctACGTCGCATGGATTCTCCCACCGGACGACTCGGGCGTTGGGCACTCGAGCTCCAACAATACTCGTTTGACGTACG TTCCGCCACGTGCGTGGGCGCCCAGAAAACTTCCCTGACTATGAGATTCGGGGGGGGCCGACTCTACCGTCGTATCCTTCACTCAACCGATTTCAAAGACGAGCCGGCCGAGGCTCAGTGGAAACGGTGTATCCCGCGACCGGAGCGACCGACCATCCTGACCCAGGTGCACGATGCCCCCACCGCCGGGCACTTGGGAATCGCAAAAACTATTGCCCGAGCCGCGCGGCGTTACTATTGGCCGGGGATGTTCGCCGACATCGCCCGGTACGTCCGAAACTGTCGGAGCTGTCTGCGGCACAAACACGCGCAGACACGGCCAGCCGGACTCTTGCACACGTCCCATGTCGACGCGCCGTGGACGCAAGTCACGATGGACTTGGTGGGACCCCTTCCGCGGTCCACTAGTGGCCATACGTGGCTACTAGTGATGCAAGACCGCTTTACGAAGTGGGTCGAGCTAAGCCCACTGCGGCGAGCGACCGCGGCGACCATTGCGCAACACGTCGCCGACCGCATCATCTACCGGCACGGATGTCCCCGGCAGGTCATCTCGGACAACGGTAGGCCGTTCATAGGGCGACCAATGAAAGCCCTGTTGCAGGAACTAGGGGTAGAACATCGTACCACACCGGCCTACGCCCCTCACTGCAACCCCGTTGAACGAACGAACCGGACGATCAAGACAATGGTAGCACAGTTCGTGGGGAACAACCACCGCCTATGGGACCAGCAACTAGGCGCCCTGCAGTTCGCCTACAATACGGCTCCGCACGACGCTACCGGATACTCGCCCGCCTATTTAAACCACGGGCGCGAATTGGAAGAACCGACCGGACTCCGCGATCAACGGCCCGTACCGGCAGCAACACCAACCGCCAATCAACAGCGATTGGGGGAGGCGAACCAACCTGGCACGTGCCTTCAACCGGCAAGAACGGCACTACAATCTAC GGCAAATGGCACCGTCGGGTCCACGTGCAAGACCTCAAGCCGGGCACACGAGAAGCCGTTGCCGAACAGACCGATGCAGAGGATGCCGAAGACGAACAAAACGATCACACcggagcagacgacgaccgagcagacgacgaccgagcagacggCGACCGTGTGGACGACGACCGGGCAGATGACGCCGCAAGAGTATCGCGA CACTACTGTAGGCTGGAATTTAGGCTCTCTGACAAACGATAATTCATCATCTGATACAGTAGACTGA